The genomic segment GGAGGAaccttgctttcatttttgctGTAACTCATTTGGAATCCCGGCCACTCCTCGGTCCCTGCTTTCTCCCTGCTCCTCACTTGGCCAGGCAAGCTTGCCTGGAGAAGGCGCGGCTGTGTCCGCGGGGCTGTGAGCGCGCGTTTACGGGAGGGGCCGAGACACCGGGAGCAGTGGTTTTATCCGCTAGAACCCCAGTTtagctgtgggggaggggaggagagtgatTGTCTTGCAGTCTCTGGACGTGCTTTGAATGTCAAACCACCCTCCTTCAGTTCCCTCCGGTCCtgctcctctgcccaccccctccgcACCTCCTGGAGTCCCTGCGCGcccgccccccgccgccgcccGCAGCTGCGACTCTGAGCGCGAACTCCGCGGTCGCGCGAGCCCGCGGCTTGCTGCTCCAGCCTCCCCGCCTCCGCCCCGCCACCCCGAGAGACCCCCGCCTCCTGCCGCCGGCAGCTGTTCGGCGGGGAAACGCCCAATTTCAACTTTCTGACCCTACAAAATACAAACCTTGCGGCTGAGCCAGGTCACGCTGCCTGAAAGTTTGGGGTTTTGGAACTGAGTCGAGGGCTTTCATTGTGAGGCTCGGTCTCTTTTTGAGGGGTCGGGCACGGCTAAATGCAAACTTTTTCTGTGTCTTAGTTCTGGGAGGTCATCAGTGATGAGCATGGAATCGACCCCACTGGCAGTTACCATGGAGACAGTGATTTGCAGCTGGAGAGAATCAATGTGTACTACAATGAAGCCACTGGTAATTGCCTTACCGTCCCCcccccttcaatttttttttttactctcctgTCACCAGGACTAACTCCAGGAGTGTGGCCCCAGGGGAGAGTGGACTAGCAGATTTAGGATTCCCACTCTTTCACTGCAGGATTTCAGTGGGTGGTTCACAGCCAAAGCCTTTGAGAATCTGATCggttctgtgtctctgtgtcctttgTTTGGGGACAACAGTAGTGCCTGCAAAAGGGGAAACAGCCTTTCTCTTTAGAGCTCTCTGTCTGCACATCTAAGTCCAGCTGTGTTTCCTGCAGGTAACAAATACGTACCTCGGGCTATCCTGGTGGATCTGGAGCCGGGCACCATGGACTCCGTCAGGTCTGGACCATTTGGCCAGATTTTCAGGCCGGACAACTTCGTATTTGGTGAGTGACTGACATGGCTGATGGCATGGGAGGCTATTTGACACTGTACAGCTCAGGGTAGGAAAGGAAGGGCTAGGAAAGTACTGTATGAAGAACACCCCGTTGTGTGCCCATTCAGTCTTAATATAAGTTAAAACAAATTTGCCTTTCAACCTTTAATAGCCAGGTATTCCTAGCCTtctttgtttataattatatCCATAACCAAACATTTTCATGTCTGGCCATTTTGGTGGTAATGTGAGATAATCTTATCTAACACTGACTCATCGATCTATATTAAGGGCTTTAAGGtaaaaaagaatttaatccaGTCATCAGTGACTTATGAAGTCTCTCCCTCTGGCAGGCCAGAGTGGTGCAGGAAACAACTGGGCAAAGGGCCACTACACTGAGGGAGCCGAACTGGTGGACTCGGTCCTGGACGTGGTGAGGAAGGAGTCAGAAAGCTGTGACTGTCTGCAGGGCTTCCAGCTGACCCACTCGCTGGGGGGCGGCACGGGGTCCGGCATGGGCACCCTGCTCATCAGCAAGATCCGGGAGGAGTACCCAGACCGCATCATGAACACCTTCAGCGTCATGCCCTCGCCCAAGGTGTCCGACACGGTGGTCGAGCCCTACAACGCCACCCTGTCCGTGCACCAGCTGGT from the Ailuropoda melanoleuca isolate Jingjing unplaced genomic scaffold, ASM200744v2 unplaced-scaffold8461, whole genome shotgun sequence genome contains:
- the LOC100470125 gene encoding tubulin beta-2 chain — translated: FWEVISDEHGIDPTGSYHGDSDLQLERINVYYNEATGNKYVPRAILVDLEPGTMDSVRSGPFGQIFRPDNFVFGQSGAGNNWAKGHYTEGAELVDSVLDVVRKESESCDCLQGFQLTHSLGGGTGSGMGTLLISKIREEYPDRIMNTFSVMPSPKVSDTVVEPYNATLSVHQLVENTDETYCIDNEALYDICFRTLKLTTPTYG